One region of Glutamicibacter sp. B1 genomic DNA includes:
- a CDS encoding S-ribosylhomocysteine lyase, translating to MSDIELAEVESFALDHTKVKAPYVRKIGVERGPKGDAITNYDIRFVQPNHGEIPTAGLHTIEHTMAGLLRTRIDGLIDFSPFGCRTGFHMILWGEPEPAEVAAAVKSSLEDIAERITWEDVPGTEAKSCGNYRDHSLHSAREWAKVILEQGISLDAFKRSKIA from the coding sequence ATGAGTGATATCGAACTTGCAGAAGTTGAAAGCTTTGCCTTAGACCACACCAAGGTCAAGGCACCATATGTACGCAAGATTGGTGTGGAGCGTGGTCCCAAGGGCGATGCCATCACTAACTACGACATTCGTTTCGTGCAGCCCAACCACGGTGAAATTCCAACGGCAGGTTTGCATACCATCGAACATACGATGGCCGGTCTGTTGCGCACCCGCATTGACGGCTTGATTGACTTCTCCCCATTTGGTTGCCGTACGGGCTTCCACATGATTTTGTGGGGTGAACCAGAGCCTGCCGAGGTCGCGGCCGCAGTGAAAAGTTCACTAGAAGATATTGCGGAGCGGATTACCTGGGAGGACGTGCCGGGTACTGAAGCCAAGAGCTGCGGTAATTACCGTGACCACTCGCTACATTCTGCCCGTGAATGGGCCAAGGTCATCTTGGAGCAAGGCATTAGCCTTGATGCTTTTAAGCGATCCAAGATTGCTTAA
- a CDS encoding DUF1883 domain-containing protein: protein MSEKSFVEYAWDFLERGSVLVVTLSGPANLRLMDPENFAAYQDGEQHKFHGGLARRAPYRIKVPHSGPWYLAIDLDGLGARGVRHSVDVQEPVKFEP, encoded by the coding sequence TTGAGCGAGAAGAGTTTCGTCGAATACGCATGGGATTTTCTTGAGCGTGGCAGTGTTCTAGTGGTGACCCTCAGCGGGCCGGCAAATCTACGCTTGATGGACCCAGAGAATTTTGCAGCCTATCAAGATGGCGAACAGCATAAATTCCATGGTGGTCTTGCCCGTCGAGCACCGTACCGAATCAAGGTTCCGCATTCAGGACCTTGGTACTTAGCCATCGACCTTGATGGACTAGGCGCGCGTGGAGTCCGCCATTCCGTGGACGTGCAGGAACCAGTGAAGTTTGAACCATAG
- a CDS encoding peptide MFS transporter encodes MPNTELDQQQLKSESVQARLETADNGAKPRVPRGVGTLAFTEFWERFSFYGLNGILTFYLLYTAAEGGLGIDAASASGIVGAYGGSVYLAQLLGSWMGERVISPKWMVFIGGVIIAIGHVALAFIPGMSGLAVGLGLIILGTGALKTNITNIVGLAVEGQDEGRRDVGFAYFYLAINMGAVTGPLASGFAQNEWGFHVGFGLAAVGMLISLGVYVASMPKLPAKGSIVERPIEKAQLIRLSIIAVVVLLAIIFALSSNLLPAASLSAITTVLILASAAWYFIMMLSSKEVTSDEKHRVGAYLPLFLAGGLFFGLLFQQSTTIAILISERVDLVIAGWSVPVAWITMLAQFAAVLITPFVTYFWGKSGNDGPGAPSKFAVGMFHMGCAYIIMLFILKIYEGALIPLLLIVLVMMAAGASEVFVGPVSLSLATRIGPERFRSQMVGLNFLTLSLGSAFSGLFGQLYTVINDYAYFICIIASGVIVGILLWVFRRKLQRNLYAGL; translated from the coding sequence ATGCCAAACACTGAACTCGATCAGCAACAGCTGAAATCGGAGTCTGTTCAAGCGCGCCTGGAAACAGCTGATAACGGGGCCAAGCCCCGCGTTCCACGCGGAGTAGGAACGCTCGCTTTTACCGAATTCTGGGAGCGCTTCTCCTTTTACGGCCTCAATGGCATCTTGACTTTTTACCTTCTGTACACCGCAGCAGAAGGTGGGCTAGGCATTGATGCTGCTTCCGCCTCCGGCATTGTTGGCGCCTATGGTGGCTCGGTATACCTTGCCCAGCTACTGGGTTCTTGGATGGGCGAACGAGTTATTAGCCCCAAGTGGATGGTCTTTATTGGTGGCGTGATCATCGCCATTGGACACGTGGCTTTGGCGTTCATTCCGGGCATGTCGGGCTTGGCTGTCGGATTGGGCCTTATCATTTTGGGCACCGGCGCACTCAAAACGAATATCACTAACATCGTCGGCCTGGCAGTTGAAGGCCAAGATGAAGGACGTCGCGATGTCGGGTTCGCCTATTTCTACCTAGCCATCAATATGGGCGCAGTGACTGGTCCGTTAGCTTCCGGCTTTGCTCAGAATGAGTGGGGATTCCACGTTGGATTCGGTTTGGCCGCCGTAGGTATGCTCATTTCTTTGGGCGTGTACGTTGCGTCTATGCCAAAGCTCCCGGCTAAGGGTTCAATTGTTGAGCGCCCAATTGAAAAAGCTCAGCTAATTCGCTTGAGCATCATCGCGGTTGTTGTCCTCTTGGCAATCATCTTTGCGCTGTCTTCCAACTTGCTTCCAGCTGCTTCCTTGTCAGCGATTACGACGGTGCTCATCTTGGCCAGTGCCGCGTGGTACTTCATCATGATGCTCAGCAGCAAGGAAGTAACGTCTGACGAGAAGCACCGTGTTGGTGCCTACCTTCCACTGTTCTTAGCTGGCGGTCTATTCTTTGGTCTGTTGTTCCAGCAGTCGACTACTATTGCGATTCTCATTTCAGAACGTGTGGACTTGGTGATTGCTGGGTGGAGCGTACCGGTCGCGTGGATCACCATGCTGGCACAGTTTGCAGCCGTACTGATCACTCCCTTTGTGACCTACTTCTGGGGCAAGTCTGGAAACGACGGACCCGGCGCGCCATCCAAGTTTGCTGTGGGTATGTTCCACATGGGCTGCGCTTACATCATCATGCTGTTCATCCTCAAAATCTATGAGGGTGCGCTCATCCCACTGCTGCTCATTGTTCTGGTCATGATGGCAGCCGGAGCCTCGGAAGTCTTTGTTGGCCCGGTAAGCCTATCGCTGGCAACTCGAATCGGACCCGAGCGCTTCCGCTCCCAGATGGTCGGTCTGAACTTCTTGACCCTATCCCTGGGTTCAGCGTTCTCGGGGCTATTCGGACAGTTGTATACGGTAATCAACGATTATGCATACTTCATCTGCATCATTGCCTCGGGCGTAATTGTCGGCATTTTGTTGTGGGTCTTCCGCCGTAAGCTTCAGCGGAATCTCTACGCAGGTCTCTAG
- a CDS encoding purine-nucleoside phosphorylase has translation MSEQKSLLVFAHSDEAVAFADVDHLISGVGKVNASVALAGAIADGNIKNVIVLGTAGVVGHAGEDRPSLDTIYQVTKLIQHDFPLPSATVETTGDIVLETQATMATGDVFVSDEKQRNHVKELGASLVDMEGYAYASICQRFNVPLQIFKIPSDYADDSISIDAWDDIAKQKSVQLREFFDKHLS, from the coding sequence ATGTCGGAACAGAAGTCCTTACTCGTCTTCGCACATTCGGATGAAGCGGTAGCTTTTGCAGATGTTGACCACTTGATTTCAGGTGTAGGCAAGGTCAACGCATCTGTGGCTTTGGCCGGCGCTATTGCCGACGGAAATATCAAAAACGTGATCGTGTTGGGCACCGCAGGGGTCGTAGGACACGCGGGCGAAGACCGCCCAAGCCTGGATACCATCTATCAGGTCACGAAGCTCATTCAACACGACTTCCCATTGCCCTCGGCCACTGTGGAGACGACCGGCGACATCGTGCTCGAGACTCAGGCAACGATGGCCACTGGCGACGTTTTCGTCTCAGACGAGAAGCAGCGTAATCATGTCAAGGAGCTCGGGGCTTCCCTAGTGGACATGGAAGGCTACGCCTACGCCAGTATTTGCCAGCGTTTTAACGTTCCATTGCAGATCTTCAAGATCCCTTCCGACTACGCCGACGATTCCATTTCGATCGATGCATGGGACGACATTGCCAAGCAGAAGAGTGTCCAGCTGCGCGAGTTCTTTGACAAGCATCTGAGCTAA
- a CDS encoding NAD(P)-dependent alcohol dehydrogenase, which translates to MTTMANAYAAPSATEPLAPIQIERREVGPHDVLIDIKYAGICHSDIHTVRGDWGPQSYPLAPGHEIAGIVAEVGSEVTKHKVGDRVGVGCMVNSCGKCEYCLDDLEQFCVEGMTGTYGAIDRDGTVTQGGYTTNVVVTEKFVLSIPDSIELDVAAPLLCAGITTYSPLHHWNAGPGKKVAVVGLGGLGHMAVKIASAMGAEVTVLSQSLKKKEDGLKLGASDYRATSDEATFKDLHKTFDLIINTVSASINISAFLQLLRVDGTLVNVGAPAEPLPVNAFALIGGRRSFAGSNIGGIKETQDMLDFCGEHGIGAEIEVISADKINEAYERVLKSDVRYRFVIDTATMA; encoded by the coding sequence ATGACTACTATGGCCAACGCATACGCAGCCCCGTCAGCAACCGAGCCTCTGGCTCCCATCCAGATCGAACGACGCGAAGTCGGTCCACACGATGTCCTGATTGACATCAAGTACGCTGGCATCTGCCACTCAGACATCCACACGGTCCGTGGCGATTGGGGACCACAGTCTTACCCGCTGGCTCCAGGCCATGAGATCGCCGGCATCGTGGCAGAAGTTGGCTCCGAGGTCACCAAGCACAAGGTCGGCGACCGCGTCGGCGTAGGCTGCATGGTAAATTCTTGCGGCAAGTGCGAATACTGCCTCGATGACCTAGAACAGTTCTGTGTTGAAGGCATGACCGGCACCTATGGCGCCATTGATCGCGACGGAACCGTCACCCAGGGTGGATACACCACCAATGTCGTCGTCACCGAGAAGTTCGTCCTGAGCATTCCTGACAGCATTGAACTTGATGTTGCTGCTCCCCTACTGTGCGCAGGCATTACCACCTACTCCCCACTGCATCACTGGAATGCCGGCCCAGGTAAGAAGGTTGCCGTTGTCGGTCTTGGCGGTCTAGGCCACATGGCGGTCAAGATTGCCAGTGCCATGGGTGCCGAGGTAACTGTGTTGTCGCAGTCGCTGAAGAAGAAGGAAGACGGTCTGAAGCTTGGTGCCAGCGACTACCGCGCCACCAGCGACGAGGCTACTTTCAAGGACCTGCACAAGACGTTCGACCTGATCATCAACACGGTCAGTGCATCGATCAACATCAGTGCATTCCTGCAACTACTTCGCGTTGACGGTACCTTGGTCAACGTTGGTGCACCAGCCGAGCCACTTCCGGTGAACGCTTTCGCTCTGATTGGTGGTCGTCGTTCATTCGCTGGCTCCAACATTGGCGGGATCAAGGAGACCCAGGACATGCTGGACTTCTGTGGCGAGCACGGAATCGGTGCAGAAATTGAAGTAATTTCCGCAGACAAGATCAATGAGGCTTACGAACGCGTTTTGAAGTCGGATGTTCGCTACCGCTTCGTCATCGACACCGCAACGATGGCCTAA
- a CDS encoding MFS transporter codes for MNVDEPRVKAAPRTATTRKGGSPTIPLVVYVLAVGTFTMLTTEFIVAGILTQLAAELDISVAKAGLLITVFAAGMVIGAPLMALLTLRLPQRMTLILALAVFAVGHVVVALGSDFTLLMIARFITALATGAFWAIAGVVAAKSAGAGMASRALGIINAGGMLATVLGVPLGAFASQYFGWRGSFWGLAVLAVISALLIARHVPNNLSQHSNVSICGELAGLRSARLWLTLAACATTTGGVLATYSYISPLLIDGTGFSETAIPLVLIGFGVGSLIGSLVGGRLGDAHPHLLTIIAPAASTLVLLAICLLSEMKLPMIVLITLLGFFGLGANPILASLAISYGRHAPTLASSLTVAGFNAGTVVASWAGGKSLESALGTTGPVVLGACVAALTLIPVITLSVLAKRSARQEPALSV; via the coding sequence ATGAACGTTGACGAACCACGCGTGAAAGCGGCGCCTCGCACTGCAACAACACGCAAGGGCGGTAGCCCTACTATCCCCTTGGTTGTATACGTGCTTGCAGTAGGCACTTTCACGATGCTCACCACTGAGTTCATCGTGGCCGGAATTCTGACCCAACTGGCTGCCGAACTTGATATTAGTGTCGCGAAAGCTGGCCTTCTGATCACCGTTTTCGCTGCTGGCATGGTGATCGGTGCTCCACTGATGGCACTGTTGACGTTGCGCCTGCCTCAACGAATGACCTTGATCCTGGCTTTGGCCGTCTTTGCTGTCGGCCATGTGGTGGTTGCGCTGGGATCCGACTTCACCCTGTTGATGATTGCTCGTTTCATCACGGCGCTAGCCACCGGTGCCTTCTGGGCCATTGCCGGAGTTGTTGCGGCAAAGAGCGCGGGAGCCGGCATGGCATCACGTGCGCTGGGAATTATTAATGCAGGAGGCATGCTTGCCACAGTCTTAGGTGTGCCGTTAGGAGCTTTCGCCTCCCAATACTTTGGATGGCGCGGATCGTTCTGGGGTCTTGCAGTGCTCGCAGTGATCTCTGCCTTGCTCATTGCTCGCCACGTTCCGAACAATTTGTCGCAGCATTCCAATGTATCGATATGCGGTGAACTTGCTGGACTTCGTTCAGCCCGTTTATGGCTTACGCTGGCTGCCTGCGCCACCACCACCGGCGGCGTCTTAGCAACTTATTCCTATATTTCGCCCTTGCTAATCGACGGCACCGGATTCAGCGAGACCGCTATTCCATTGGTATTGATCGGTTTTGGCGTCGGTTCCTTGATTGGTTCTCTGGTTGGGGGAAGGCTCGGGGATGCACATCCACACTTGCTCACTATCATTGCCCCCGCAGCTTCAACCCTGGTTCTGCTGGCAATTTGTCTGCTCTCAGAGATGAAACTGCCGATGATCGTATTGATTACATTGCTTGGATTCTTTGGACTCGGGGCCAATCCGATCCTTGCCTCCCTTGCGATTAGTTATGGCAGGCATGCTCCAACATTGGCGTCGTCATTAACTGTCGCCGGTTTTAATGCAGGCACGGTGGTAGCTTCGTGGGCAGGCGGCAAGTCATTAGAATCCGCGTTAGGCACGACCGGACCAGTCGTGCTCGGTGCATGTGTTGCGGCGCTGACATTGATCCCGGTGATCACACTCTCAGTTCTTGCGAAGCGTTCCGCCCGCCAAGAACCAGCACTCAGCGTTTAA
- a CDS encoding polyribonucleotide nucleotidyltransferase: MEGPEIQFAEAQIDNGRYGTRTIRFETGRLAKQAAGSAMVYIDDETALLSATTAGKHPREGFDFFPLTVDVEERMYAAGRIPGSFFRREGRPSTEAILACRLMDRPLRPAFVKGLRNEVQVVVTVLSIEPDELYDVVAINASSMSTQLSGLPFSGPIGGVRVALVDDGNGAQWVAFPKHSELKNAVFNMVVAGRIAGDDVAIMMVEAEATDNAWELIKDRGAVAPTEEVVAEGLEAAKPFIKVLCEAQADLAARAAKETVEFPVFRDYEEDAFAAVEAAASTRLAQIYTIADKQERDNAASDYKDEVLAQLAGEGNTFEGREGEISKAFGAVTKHIVRQRILTEQIRIDGRGLADIRQLSAEVEVLPRVHGSAIFERGETQIMGVTTLNMLKMEQQIDSLSPVKSKRYMHNYNFPPYSTGETGRVGSPKRREIGHGALAERALVPVLPSREEFPYAIRQVSEALGSNGSTSMGSVCASTLSLLNAGVPLRAPVAGIAMGLVSDTVDGETRYAALTDILGAEDAMGDMDFKVAGTSEFVTAIQLDTKLDGIPASVLAAALTQAREARLHILNVLNQAIDTPDELNVNAPRIISVKIPVDKIGEVIGPKGKMINQIQEDTGADISIEDDGTVLIGATGGEAAEAARSAINAIANPQVPEVGERYLGTVVKLTTFGAFVSLTPGKDGLLHISELRKINDGKRVEDVEDVVGVGQKLQVEITKIDDRGKLSLAPVIDEAEEEAAAE, encoded by the coding sequence ATGGAGGGTCCAGAAATCCAATTCGCCGAAGCGCAGATCGACAACGGTCGCTACGGTACCCGTACTATCCGCTTCGAAACCGGACGCCTTGCCAAGCAGGCTGCTGGTTCGGCCATGGTCTACATCGATGACGAGACCGCACTGCTCTCGGCAACCACCGCAGGTAAGCACCCACGCGAAGGCTTCGACTTCTTCCCACTGACCGTGGACGTCGAAGAGCGCATGTACGCTGCTGGCCGCATCCCAGGTAGCTTCTTCCGCCGTGAAGGCCGCCCATCGACCGAAGCCATCCTGGCTTGCCGTCTGATGGACCGCCCGCTGCGCCCAGCGTTCGTCAAGGGCCTGCGCAATGAGGTTCAGGTGGTTGTTACCGTTCTGTCCATCGAGCCTGACGAACTGTACGACGTCGTAGCAATCAACGCTTCCTCGATGTCCACCCAGCTTTCCGGTCTGCCATTCTCCGGCCCAATCGGCGGCGTTCGCGTTGCACTGGTTGACGACGGAAACGGCGCACAGTGGGTTGCTTTCCCTAAGCACTCCGAACTGAAGAACGCTGTGTTCAACATGGTCGTTGCCGGCCGTATCGCTGGCGACGACGTTGCCATCATGATGGTGGAAGCTGAAGCAACCGACAACGCTTGGGAACTGATCAAGGACCGCGGCGCGGTTGCCCCAACCGAAGAGGTTGTTGCAGAAGGCCTTGAGGCTGCCAAGCCTTTCATCAAGGTTCTGTGTGAAGCTCAGGCTGACCTGGCTGCTCGCGCTGCCAAGGAAACCGTCGAGTTCCCAGTCTTCCGCGATTACGAAGAAGATGCTTTCGCTGCCGTTGAAGCTGCTGCTTCGACCCGCCTGGCTCAGATCTACACCATCGCTGACAAGCAGGAACGTGACAACGCTGCTAGCGATTACAAGGACGAAGTTCTTGCACAGCTGGCTGGCGAAGGTAACACCTTCGAAGGTCGCGAGGGCGAAATCTCCAAGGCCTTCGGCGCTGTCACCAAGCACATTGTGCGCCAGCGTATCCTGACCGAGCAGATCCGTATCGATGGACGTGGACTGGCTGATATCCGTCAGCTTTCCGCTGAGGTTGAGGTCCTGCCTCGCGTTCACGGTTCGGCAATCTTCGAACGTGGCGAAACCCAGATCATGGGTGTGACCACCTTGAACATGCTGAAGATGGAACAGCAGATTGACTCGCTGTCCCCAGTGAAGTCCAAGCGCTACATGCACAACTACAACTTCCCTCCATACTCGACCGGTGAGACCGGCCGCGTAGGTTCGCCAAAGCGCCGCGAAATCGGCCACGGCGCACTGGCTGAGCGCGCACTGGTTCCAGTGCTGCCAAGCCGCGAGGAATTCCCATACGCGATCCGTCAGGTCTCCGAGGCACTGGGTTCCAACGGCTCGACCTCCATGGGCTCGGTTTGCGCCTCGACCCTGTCGCTGCTGAACGCTGGTGTGCCACTGCGCGCACCAGTAGCCGGTATCGCCATGGGTCTGGTTTCGGACACCGTTGACGGCGAAACCCGCTACGCTGCCCTGACCGATATCCTCGGTGCTGAAGATGCCATGGGCGACATGGACTTCAAGGTTGCCGGTACTTCCGAGTTTGTCACGGCTATCCAGCTGGACACCAAGCTGGACGGTATTCCAGCTTCGGTTCTGGCTGCTGCGCTGACCCAGGCTCGTGAAGCCCGCCTGCACATCCTGAACGTGCTGAACCAGGCAATCGACACCCCAGATGAGCTGAACGTTAACGCGCCACGCATCATCTCGGTGAAGATCCCAGTGGATAAGATCGGCGAGGTTATCGGCCCTAAGGGCAAGATGATCAACCAGATCCAGGAAGACACCGGCGCTGACATCTCGATCGAAGATGACGGCACCGTGCTGATCGGCGCAACGGGCGGCGAAGCTGCTGAAGCTGCCCGCTCGGCCATCAACGCTATTGCTAACCCTCAGGTTCCTGAGGTTGGCGAGCGTTACCTGGGTACCGTCGTGAAGCTGACCACCTTCGGTGCGTTCGTTTCGCTGACCCCTGGCAAGGACGGTCTGCTGCACATTTCCGAGCTGCGTAAGATCAACGATGGCAAGCGCGTTGAAGACGTTGAAGACGTCGTCGGCGTTGGCCAGAAGCTACAGGTTGAAATCACCAAGATTGATGACCGTGGCAAGCTGTCGCTGGCTCCAGTGATCGACGAAGCTGAAGAAGAAGCTGCTGCTGAGTAG